Proteins found in one Pelobates fuscus isolate aPelFus1 chromosome 10, aPelFus1.pri, whole genome shotgun sequence genomic segment:
- the FBXL15 gene encoding F-box/LRR-repeat protein 15, whose amino-acid sequence MAKDKHSSSLHLLDLPWEDVLVPHILSYLPLRHILSLQRVSKPFQSLVHLHLANCRSFDSTQLGSQLPKRAFCNMLKDNSVLQRLDLRSCSDWLTDKELLPIIGQNHHLLHINLNSCVQLSRQSLVAISLSCPHLQNICLGHCEWVDCLSLRSLADHCKNLEAVDLTACRQVKDDAVCYMVSKSKRLKSLSLAVNANIGDVAVEETAKSCRDLEHLDLTGCLRVKNESIRTLAEYCSKLKSLKVKHCHNVTESSLGILRKREVDLDVEPPLQRALVLLQDVVGFAPFINLQI is encoded by the exons ATGGCCAAGGACAAACACAGCAG cagTCTTCATTTGCTGGATCTACCCTGGGAAGATGTGTTAGTCCCACATATCCTTTCGTATTTACCATTAAGACACATTCTCAGCCTCCAAAGGGTTAGCAAACCTTTCCAGTCTCTAGTGCACCTCCATCTGGCCAATTGCCGTTCGTTTGACTCCACTCAG cttGGATCACAATTACCCAAGAGAGCTTTTTGTAATATGCTTAAAGATAATTCAGTTTTGCAGAGACTTGACTTACGGAGCTGCTCTGATTGGTTAACAGACAAGGAGCTGCTTCCTATAATTGGTCAGAATCACCATCTCCTTCACATCAATTTAAATAGCTGTGTGCAGCTGAGCCGCCAGTCACTAGTTGCAATCTCCCTAAGTTGCCCTCACTTACAGAACATATGCCTCGGTCACTGTGAGTGGGTGGATTGTCTTTCCCTCCGTAGCCTGGCCGATCACTGTAAAAACTTGGAGGCTGTGGATCTGACTGCATGTCGGCAAGTCAAAGATGATGCCGTGTGCTACATGGTGTCAAAAAGCAAAAGACTAAAATCACTCTCACTGGCTGTTAATGCAAACATCGGTGACGTTGCTGTAGAAGAAACGGCTAAAAGCTGTCGAGATTTAGAGCATCTCGATTTAACAGGATGTCTGCGTGTGAAGAATGAATCAATAAG aaCTCTTGCTGAATACTGCAGCAAACTGAAATCCCTAAAAGTAAAGCACTGCCACAACGTGACCGAGTCCAGCTTAGGAATCCTGAGGAAGAGAGAAGTAGATTTAGACGTGGAACCCCCTTTACAACGTGCGTTGGTTCTGCTGCAGGACGTTGTTGGTTTTGCACCATTTATTAATCTGCAAATCTAG